In Garra rufa chromosome 15, GarRuf1.0, whole genome shotgun sequence, a single genomic region encodes these proteins:
- the ywhabb gene encoding 14-3-3 protein beta/alpha-B, which yields MDKSDLVQKAKLAEQAERYDDMAAAMKAVTEGGVELSNEERNLLSVAYKNVVGARRSSWRVISSIEQKTEGNEKKQQMAREYREKIETELQDICNDVLGLLEKYLIANASQAESKVFYLKMKGDYYRYLSEVASGEAKTTTVENSQKAYQDAFEISKKEMQPTHPIRLGLALNFSVFYYEILNSPENACHLAKTAFDEAIAELDTLNEDSYKDSTLIMQLLRDNLTLWTSENQGDEAGDNEN from the exons ATGGACAAGAGTGACCTGGTGCAGAAAGCCAAGCTCGCCGAGCAGGCCGAGCGCTATGATGACATGGCAGCCGCTATGAAGGCTGTTACCGAGGGCGGCGTGGAGCTTTCCAATGAGGAGCGTAACCTGCTGTCAGTGGCGTACAAGAACGTGGTGGGCGCTCGTCGCTCCTCCTGGCGTGTGATCTCCAGCATCGAGCAGAAGACCGAGGGGAACGAGAAGAAGCAGCAGATGGCACGCGAGTATCGTGAAAAGATCGAGACCGAACTGCAGGACATCTGCAATGATGTGCTG GGTCTTTTGGAGAAGTACCTCATTGCCAATGCTTCTCAGGCAGAGAGCAAGGTGTTTTACCTGAAAATGAAAGGCGATTACTATAGATACTTATCTGAGGTTGCGTCTGGAGAAGCCAAGACCA CCACTGTTGAGAACTCTCAGAAGGCATACCAAGATGCTTTTGAGATAAGTAAGAAGGAAATGCAGCCCACACACCCTATACGGTTGGGTCTTGCCCTCAACTTCTCAGTTTTTTACTACGAGATCCTCAACTCTCCTGAGAATGCCTGTCACCTCGCTAAGACG GCTTTTGATGAAGCCATTGCTGAGCTTGACACTTTAAATGAGGACTCCTACAAAGACAGCACCTTGATCATGCAGCTTCTAAGGGACAACCTCACT CTTTGGACGTCAGAAAACCAGGGCGACGAAGCAGGCGACAACGAGAACTAG